A portion of the Lolium rigidum isolate FL_2022 chromosome 1, APGP_CSIRO_Lrig_0.1, whole genome shotgun sequence genome contains these proteins:
- the LOC124674927 gene encoding activator of 90 kDa heat shock protein ATPase homolog has protein sequence MAKFGEGDARWIVQERPDGANVHNWHWAERDCLEWSRARLSALLAGLPVLSGEGGLTLRTTTLDKLDGEAYVNIRKGKVIPGYELSLTLSWEAEATSESGVAKVTGAAEVPYLADENADEDPELRITVRGDDSPLARRAKDAFIARGKPLVLEKIREYVATMSKGGPAKDELDAKKIPTKAAAATGGAAAAPASAVKEVAAPAPAPVAKEKKAKGKDKDGFKTIEMTEKFNCRSKDIYEILMDENRWKGFTQSNTRISKEVGGQFSLFDGSITGVNEELQEGKLIVQKWRFGSWADGVHSTVRMVFDEPESGVTIIKLKQTDVPVEDRYGNSTVVENTERGWTELIFQRIRAVFGFGM, from the exons ATGGCGAAGTTCGGCGAGGGCGACGCCCGGTGGATCGTGCAGGAGCGCCCCGACGGCGCCAACGTCCACAACTGGCACTGGGCGGAGCGCGACTGCCTGGAGTGGTCTCGCGCGCGGCTCTCCGCCCTGCTCGCCGGCCTCCCCGTCCTATCCGGCGAGGGCGGCCTCACCCTCCGCACCACCACCCTCGACAAGCTCGACGGCGAGGCCTACGTCAACATCCGCAAGGGCAAGGTCATCCCCGGGTACGAGCTCTCCCTCACGCTCTCCTGGGAGGCCGAGGCCACCTCCGAATCGGGGGTCGCCAAGGTCACCGGCGCCGCCGAGGTCCCCTACCTCGCCGACGAGAACGCCGACGAGGATCCCGAGCTCCGCATCACTGTCCGCGGCGACGACAGCCCCCTCGCGCGCCGTGCCAAGGACGCCTTCATCGCCCGTGGCAAGCCTCTGGTCCTTGAGAAGATCCGGGAGTATGTGGCCACCATGTCAAAGGGTGGCCCGGCCAAGGACGAGCTAGATGCTAAGAAGATCCCCACCAAGGCGGCAGCAGCGACCGGTGGCGCTGCTGCCGCCCCTGCTTCCGCGGTGAAGGAGGTAGCGGCGCCCGCTCCAGCGCCAGTAGCTAAGGAGAAGAAGGCGAAGGGGAAGGACAAGGATGGATTCAAAACTATCGAGATGACAGAGAAGTTCAACTGCCGCTCCAAGGACATTTATGAGATCTTGATGGATGAGAACAGATGGAAGGGTTTCACGCAGAGCAACACGAGGATCAGCAAGGAGGTTGGTGGCCAGTTTAGCCTGTTTGATGGATCCATCACCGGCGTCAATGAGGAGCTGCAGGAAGGGAAGCTCATCGTGCAGAAGTGGCGGTTTgggagctgggctgatggcgtacATTCTACA GTCaggatggtgtttgatgagcctgAGTCAGGAGTTACGATCATAAAGCTTAAACAAACTGATGTGCCAGTTGAAGACAG GTATGGAAACTCCACTGTGGTGGAGAACACTGAGAGAGGCTGGACAGAGCTCATCTTTCAGAGGATACGCGCAGTGTTCGGTTTTGGGATGTAA